A single genomic interval of Coccidioides posadasii str. Silveira chromosome 1, complete sequence harbors:
- the COG6 gene encoding Golgi transport complex subunit 6 (antiSMASH:Cluster_1.4~BUSCO:112646at4751~EggNog:ENOG410PIBC~COG:U~BUSCO:3220at33183) gives MAAGSPSLDGMPSSPHMANTGSTPKPTALFNRLNAVLSTSYTDPDIRDSLETLDKRGLQNTAETRRTLRLDIQKEVIDSNGSIIQDFGKVAEQLSRIGAAISHLNTICEDMRQHITSARQETEPVLEEAAALLSQKQEVETKQHLLDAFNKHFILSSDDISILTSTAEPVDDRFFQILSRQKWIHKDCEVLLGGENQRLGLEIMEQSSKNLNSAFMKLYKWIQKEFKSSNLEDPQMGSSIRKGLRVLAERPTLFHSCLNFFAEAREYILSDSFHYALTAAVSGDRLDANAKPIEFSAHDPLRYVGDMLAWVHSATVSEREALEALFISDGGELVKGIEAGISSEPWSRINDEQSVFDGEKALKELVTRDMSGVARSLKQRVELAVQGHDELVTLYKIMNLLAFYESTFSKLVGHDSALVEAITSLQDFVFKRLEAVIHDQIATITGDPSGLIPPDDLSAPEFLTDAIDNLVPLMKAYDSSFRHEITDDTSQNENKFSPIIRATLDPFLDLAEKSSTALSNFTSRTIYQTNSILVIRDAISPFPFACATHLPRLSSTLTSLKTNLLDIQHDFLLRETGLQPLIAALEPFMPKSTSESSTGNGLSRNLADIASLPEFQPESLSTISQQLDDFLPSALVDATDNLKRIHSPGLVKNATEEAVEAFCCDFELVESMIVGADEAREKMSVAGTVSSSAAGKEMDEIAALGETGGQVGAWSLRVLFPRTTGEIRVLLS, from the exons ATGGCTGCCGGCAGCCCTTCTCTAGATGGCATGCCATCTTCCCCTCATATGGCTAATACGGGTTCAACCCCCAAGCCAACTGCATTGTTCAACCGCCTCAATGCGGTCCTATCCACCTCATACACAGACCCAGATATTCGGGATTCGCTGGAAACCCTAGACAAGAGGGGCTTGCAAAACACGGCGGAAACGCGGAGGACGTTGAGACTGGATATTCAAAAAGAAGTCATAGACTCCAATGGCAGTATTATACAGGATTTCGGGAAGGTCGCCGAG CAACTATCCCGAATTGGAGCAGCAATATCCCATCTTAATACAATATGCGAGGATATGCGTCAACATATTACATCTGCACGTCAGGAAACCGAACCAGTCCTTGAAGAGGCCGCCGCTCTCCTGTCACAGAAGCAAGAGGTTGAAACGAAGCAGCACTTGCTTGACGCCTTCAATAAACACTTCATACTTTCAAGCGACGATATTTCTATTTTAACCTCCACCGCTGAACCGGTTGATGACCGCTTTTTCCAAATTCTTTCCCGCCAAAAATGGATACACAAAGACTGTGAAGTGTTACTTGGTGGTGAGAATCAACGACTGGGACTAGAGATCATGGAACAAAGCTCAAAAAATCTTAACTCGGCGTTTATGAAGCTTTACAAATGGATACAAAAAGAATTCAAGTCTTCAAATCTCGAAGACCCCCAAATGGGCAGCTCGATAAGAAAAGGCCTTCGGGTATTGGCAGAACGGCCTACCTTATTTCATAGCTGTTTGAATTTCTTCGCCGAAGCCCGGGAATATATTCTATCGGATTCTTTCCACTATGCCTTGACCGCAGCAGTTTCAGGCGATAGACTTGATGCGAATGCTAAACCCATAGAGTTCTCTGCTCATGATCCCCTTCGCTATGTCGGGGACATGCTTGCCTGGGTCCATTCTGCGACAGTCTCAGAGAGGGAAGCTTTAGAGGCACTTTTTATATCCGATGGGGGTGAGCTAGTAAAGGGTATTGAAGCTGGCATAAGCAGTGAGCCATGGTCCCGTATCAACGATGAGCAATCTGTCTTTGATGGAGAGAAGGCGCTAAAAGAACTTGTGACTCGTGATATGAGCGGCGTGGCTCGCTCATTAAAGCAACGGGTGGAGTTGGCCGTGCAAGGACATGACGAGTTGGTTACTCTCTATAAGATTATGAACCTTTTGGCTTTCTACGAATCCACATTCTCCAAACTTGTTGGTCACGACTCAGCTTTAGTGGAAGCCATTACCTCCCTgcaagattttgtctttaAACGCCTGGAGGCAGTGATCCATGATCAAATTGCCACGATCACTGGTGATCCGTCCGGCTTGATTCCTCCGGATGACTTGAGTGCTCCAGAATTCCTTACTGATGCCATCGACAACCTTGTTCCGCTTATGAAGGCGTACGACTCTTCATTTCGACACGAAATTACCGATGATACATCGCAGAACGAGAACAAATTCAGCCCAATCATTCGAGCTACTCTGGATCCCTTCCTGGATCTCGCGGAAAAATCATCCACTGCACTTTCCAATTTCACTTCGAGAACAATATACCAAACCAACTCCATTCTTGTCATTCGCGATGCAATATCTCCCTTTCCATTTGCGTGCGCCACGCATCTACCTCGATTATCATCAACCTTAACTTCTCTCAAAACCAACCTTCTCGACATTCAACACGATTTCCTCCTTAGGGAAACCGGCCTGCAGCCCCTTATCGCAGCCCTTGAGCCATTCATGCCAAAGAGCACCTCTGAATCATCCACGGGTAACGGACTATCGCGCAACCTCGCTGATATTGCATCTCTGCCAGAATTTCAACCCGAATCCCTGTCTACAATCAGTCAACAGCTGGACGATTTCCTTCCTTCGGCGCTCGTCGATGCGACGGATAACTTGAAGCGTATCCACAGTCCCGGCTTGGTGAAAAATGCTACTGAGGAAGCCGTTGAAGCATTTTGCTGTGATTTTGAGTTGGTGGAAAGCATGATTGTGGGCGCGGATGAGGCGAGAGAGAAAATGAGCGTTGCGGGAACGGTTAGCAGCTCAGCGGCAGGGAAGGAAATGGATGAAATTGCTGCTCTAGGTGAGACTGGCGGCCAGGTTGGCGCCTGGAGTTTGCGCGTTCTATTCCCAAGGACGACGGGGGAAATCAGGGTGCTGTTGAGTTGA
- a CDS encoding uncharacterized protein (antiSMASH:Cluster_1.4~BUSCO:355781at4751~EggNog:ENOG410PK0I~COG:S~BUSCO:10327at33183), translated as MIRTTLRTGTMASYRSFITSPFSDAVVECMRRLYPESLADKSFDNTGLLLEAPWNRKRQLKNSALLTIDLTQAVAAEAIERGDSIIIAYHPIIFRGFKSLTSNNTQQQTLLRLAAEGISVYSPHTAVDAVPGGMADWLCDIVTRPVHENPQVPIKSKQATDDSTGPSSISASDAVIPHSRSTILQNPLPPPGFEGAGAGRLVSFSTPQPLTSIIKRIITTLGLPRGLPHFPLAIPQDSNVADMEISTVATCPGSGSSILMKDGKPVADLLLTGEMSHHDALAAIENGSVVISLFHSNSERGYLHDVMRGKLEEALRLEWGQMIEDLADLPETASSGMANTLNDPSVEVKVSECDKDPYSIVAWPENL; from the exons ATGATTCGTACGACGCTACGGACCGGCACGATGGCGTCCTATCGCTCCTTCATAACTTCTCCGTTCTCAGATGCAGTTGTCGAGTGCATGCGGAGACT ATATCCTGAGAGCCTCGCAGATAAAAGTTTTGATAACACAGGGT TATTACTTGAAGCGCCCTGGAATAGGAAGAGACAGCTGAAGAACTCTGCATTATTAACAATCGACCTAACGCAGGCGGTTGCCGCCGAGGCTATCGAGCGTGGGGATTCGATCATCATTGCATATC ACCCTATAATATTTCGTGGATTTAAATCTCTAACTTCCAATAACACCCAACAGCAAACCCTGCTTCGACTTGCGGCGGAAGGCATAAGTGTTTACTCTCCGCATACCGCCGTCGATGCTGTCCCTGGTGGTATGGCAGATTGGCTCTGCGACATCGTAACTCGTCCCGTGCATGAGAACCCACAAGTCCCTATCAAGAGCAAACAGGCAACAGACGACAGCACAGGGCCATCGTCGATATCAG CCTCTGATGCCGTAATTCCCCATTCTCGTTCAACCATCCTCCAAAATCCCTTGCCGCCGCCCGGGTTTGAAGGTGCCGGCGCGGGCCGTCTTGTATCCTTCTCCACTCCTCAGCCCTTAACATCAATCATTAAACGCATCATCACCACACTCGGTCTTCCACGTGGCCTACCTCATTTTCCTCTTGCTATACCCCAAGACTCAAACGTCGCCGACATGGAAATCAGTACTGTGGCCACCTGTCCGGGCTCTGGCTCATCGATACTGATGAAGGACGGCAAACCCGTCGCAGACCTGCTGTTAACTGGAGAAATGAGCCACCATGACGCATTGGCTGCGATCGAGAATGGATCAGTGGTGATATCTCTCTTTCATTCTAATTCTGAACGGGGCTATTTGCATGATGTTATGCGAGGCAAGCTCGAAGAAGCGCTGAGGTTGGAATGGGGTCAAATGATTGAAGATTTGGCTGACCTGCCTGAGACGGCGAGCAGTGGAATGGCCAATACGCTGAACGATCCGAGTGTGGAGGTAAAAGTGAGTGAGTGCGATAAGGATCCGTATTCGATCGTGGCGTGGCCGGAAAACCTTTAG
- a CDS encoding uncharacterized protein (antiSMASH:Cluster_1.4~EggNog:ENOG410PRF5~COG:T) produces MYARHLFSRGTFHLLRTQRTFYQSHSISAAMADAAQQAGNSSGVTAESIKETLIAKLGAQHVEIQDLSGGCGQAFQAVIVSPQFDKKTMLARHRLVNSALKAEIAAIHAWTPKCYTPEQWEQLKQQ; encoded by the exons ATGTACGCCCGCCACCTCTTTTCCCGCGGGACTTTCCATCTCCTCCGCACCCAGCGAACTTTTTACCAAAGTCATAGCATATCTGCAGCCATGGCGGATGCAGCCCAACAAGCCGGTAACTCATCCGGCGTCACTGCTGAGTCCATAAAGGAGACCCTGATAGCGAAATTGGGTGCGCAGCATGTGGAAATCCAGGATTTGTCAG GCGGTTGTGGTCAAGCCTTTCAAGCTGTAATCGTCTCTCCGCAATTCGATAAGAAAACTATGCTCGCTCGACACCGATTGGTGAACTCGGCTTTGAAAGCAGAGATTGCTGCGATCCATGCCTGGACACCAAAATGTTATACCCCGGAACAGTGGGAGCAGTTAAAACAACAATGA
- a CDS encoding uncharacterized protein (antiSMASH:Cluster_1.4~SMCOG1005:Drug resistance transporter, EmrB/QacA~EggNog:ENOG41KOG0254~COG:J~TransMembrane:11 (n4-15c19/20o29-47i59-77o89-109i130-153o159-175i196-220o226-249i261-283o289-311i323-346o400-418i)), which translates to MVIAGILFFLAGALIAGLGNSFTLMLLGRAVQGVGGGGIIALCEVVVTDLVPMRLRGQYFGILSTMWSLGSVLGPIVGGGFAQNVSWRWIFFINFPFIGVGIVFVLMFLRLNFVPSSLVSKLRRIDYLGTTLFTASATSFLVPVTWGGIMYAWNSWRTLVPLVLGALGLIGAMYYEAYVPTKPAIPISIFATRTAVVTYTETVLHGLVLWCGLYFMPLYFETVKEYTPILTGVALFPLTFTVAPGALVTGIVCSVTGTYRWAIWLGFMVSAIGVGLLCILSVHTSIAGWIVLMLPAGIGLGILFPSLAFAIQASATEKNMAIAVGMFSFFRAFGQAIGVAIGGAIFQNQMFRNIRKYPELAERAAEFSKDAAALVQLIREMDDGRMKLDLKQAYTDSLRIVWAVCCGIIGAGGLLSLLTKAYDLNRGIESEQTLKERKPAHIRDNEDAVP; encoded by the exons ATGGTAATCGCTGGcatccttttcttcctcgcTGGCGCCCTTATTGCTGGACTTGGCAATAGTTTTACCCTGATGCTCCTCGGGAGAGCAGTACAGGGCGTCGGAGGCGGCGGTATAATCGCTTTGTGCGAGGTCGTGGTTACTGATCTCGTACCCATGAGACTCAGAGGACAATACTTTGGCATCCTAAGCACCATGTGGAGTCTAGGATCTGTCCTAGGTCCGATTGTCGGCGGTGGATTCGCTCAGAATGTTAGTTGG AGATGGATTTTCTTTATCAACTTTCCATTTATTGGAGTCGGCATAGTTTTTGTGCTGATGTTCTTGAGACTGAATTTTGTTCCATCCTCCTTGGTGTCTAAATTGCGGCGGATTGATTATTTAGGAACCACGCTTTTTACAGCGAGTGCTACATCCTTTTTGGTACCTGTCACCTGGGGTGGCATCATGTACGCTTGGAACTCCTGGCGTACACTTGTTCCGTTAGTCCTTGGAGCACTTGGGCTCATTGGAGCAATGTACTACGAGGCCTACGTTCCCACAAAGCCAGCTATTCCAATATCAATCTTTGCCACCAGAACCGCAGTTGTTACCTACACAGAGACAGTGCTTCACGGTCTAGTTCTATGGTGTGGATTGTACTTTATGCCACTTTATTTTGAGACTGTGAAAGAATACACTCCAATCTTGACTGGTGTGGCACTCTTTCCATTGACCTTTACTGTGGCTCCCGGGGCCCTGGTGACAGGCATTGTATGCAGTGTGACAGGCACCTATCGCTGGGCGATCTGGTTGGGATTTATGGTGTCAGCCATTGGGGTAGGTTTGTTATGTATTTTGTCTGTCCATACCAGCATTGCTGGATGGATTGTGCTGATGTTACCTGCTGGAATTGGATTGGGCATACTCTTCCCCTCATTAGCCTTTGCTATCCAAGCATCGGCCACTGAGAAGAATATGGCCATTGCTGTTGGAATGTTTAGTTTCTTTCGAGCATTTGGCCAAGCAATTGGGGTTGCTATTGGGGGTGCTATTTTCCAGAATCAAATGTTCAGAAATATCCGAAAATATCCAGAATTGGCTGAGCGCGCGGCGGAATTTAGCAAGGATGCTGCTGCTCTCGTTCAGCTCATCCGGGAGATGGACGATGGTCGCATGAAGCTTGATCTAAAACAGGCATACACTGACAGCCTACGTATAGTGTGGGCAGTTTGTTGCGGGATCATAGGCGCTGGTGGACTGTTAAGTTTATTGACTAAGGCTTATGATTTGAACCGCGGTATTGAATCTGAGCAAACGCTTAAAGAACGGAAACCTGCACACATTCGAGACAACGAAGATGCAGTTCCTTAA
- a CDS encoding uncharacterized protein (antiSMASH:Cluster_1.4~SMCOG1024:chalcone and stilbene synthase domain protein~EggNog:ENOG410PHAK~COG:Q) has product MPFGMPNGTNGVRHDPEVEILSMAVNYPKERVYPAQFEEFRKRHYADTEVMLKTMALNRRTGIKSRPSVLDLDGPLVNGPKTPSINDLDAVFRDVGIRLSVQACQKAIEQWGGDMKDITHMFSMTCTHTGNPGFDAIVARELGLKLDTERVLIHGTGCSGGLSVIRTAFNILQAETFRQRPARALVLATDIPTTLARSSLDDVTPEAGVNIGPILFSDCSTAYIMSNGIKRRDFEKPIYQVMNCKHALLPGTEDEITFNIDVTGYKSVVSKKVPFVCGAAIGPLFQEFLKRTPEAPNHVEPDPRQFDWALHPGGISIVDAVRQSLQLDHEHLRASYDIYTNNGNSSSTTVLNVIDRLPQMGDGRKDVIACAMGPGINVEMSYLRRVETK; this is encoded by the exons ATGCCGTTTGGGATGCCAAATGGCACCAATGGCGTCCGCCACGACCCAGAAGTCGAGATCCTAAGCATGGCAGTGAACTATCCCAAAGAAAGAGTATATCCAGCGCAGTTCGAGGAGTTCAGAAAGCGCCACTATGCTGATACAGAAGT GATGTTGAAAACGATGGCGCTTAATAGACGGACGGGCATCAAATCACGTCCGTCAGTCTTGGATCTCGACGGCCCACTTGTCAACGGGCCAAAAACTCCTTCCATTAATGACTTGGATGCTGTATTCAGGGATGTCGGCATCAGGCTATCAGTACAGGCCTGCCAGAAAGCGATCGAGCAATGGGGAGGAGATATGAAAGACATTACTCATATGTTTTCGATGACCTGCACCCACACGGGGAATCCGGGGTTCGATGCGATTGTTGCCCGAGAATTAGGACTCAAACTAGATACAGAACGGGTTCTTATTCATGGCACAGGATGTTCCGGGGGACTTTCTGTCATTAGAACTGCCTTCAATATCCTACAAGCCGAGACTTTCCGACAACGGCCGGCTCGGGCACTAGTACTAGCGACAGATATACCCACTACCCTAGCGAGGAGCAGCTTGGACGATGTCACTCCGGAGGCTGGTGTTAATATCGGACCAATTTTGTTCAGCGACTGCTCCACAGCATATATCATGAGCAACGGGATCAAACGACGGGATTTCGAGAAACCCATTTATCAAGTGATGAATTGCAAGCATGCCTTACTCCCAGGAACAGAGGATGAGATCACATTCAATATCGACGTAACTG GCTACAAATCCGTTGTATCCAAGAAGGTTCCCTTTGTTTGTGGCGCGGCAATCGGTCCGTTATTTCAAGAGTTTCTCAAGCGTACACCAGAAGCTCCCAATCATGTCGAGCCAGATCCTCGTCAATTCGATTGGGCACTGCACCCGGGCGGCATCTCTATAGTCGATGCTGTCCGGCAGAGTTTGCAACTAGATCACGAGCACCTTCGTGCTAGTTATGATATCTACACCAACAATGGAAATAGTTCTAGCACAACGGTGCTAAACGTGATAGATCGCCTGCCACAGATGGGAGACGGCCGGAAGGACGTCATTGCTTGCGCAATGGGTCCAGGAATCAACGTCGAGATGAGTTACCTACGCCGGGTCGAAACGAAGTAA